From the Phycisphaeraceae bacterium genome, one window contains:
- a CDS encoding phosphoglycerate kinase, with protein sequence MPKKTIADLDVAGLRVLMRVDFNVPLQDGQITDDRRIRMALDSIRAVLDRGGALVLMSHLGRPKGEGPEAAYSLAPAAKRLGELLGREVVFASDTVGDDAKAKVEGLEPGGVVLLENLRFDKAEKKGDEAFAATLASFGDAYCNDAFGTCHRDHASMVAAPRKMKAEGKPAVCGFLVEKEIQYLSEAIDSPARPFVAILGGAKVSDKINVIDNLLKVCDHVLIGGAMAYTFSLAQGGEVGGSLVEPDKVELAKRLIGKAGSKLVLPVDTHVGDAFSGDCKKQIVKAGEVPEGYQGLDIGPDSSKLFGHLVREAKTVVWNGPMGVFEMPPFDEGTKAVAQAIAESDAVSIIGGGDSAAAIAQLGYADKVSHVSTGGGASLEMLEGKKFNSVELLDEKQGVAV encoded by the coding sequence TTGCCCAAGAAAACCATTGCTGATCTCGATGTGGCGGGACTGAGGGTTCTGATGCGGGTGGACTTCAACGTCCCGCTACAGGATGGTCAGATCACGGATGATCGGCGGATTCGGATGGCGTTGGACTCGATTCGTGCGGTGCTGGACCGTGGGGGGGCGCTGGTGCTGATGAGCCATCTGGGGCGGCCAAAGGGTGAGGGGCCCGAGGCGGCGTATTCACTGGCACCGGCGGCGAAGAGGCTTGGGGAACTGCTGGGGCGCGAGGTGGTGTTTGCGTCGGATACAGTTGGCGACGACGCCAAGGCGAAGGTTGAGGGGTTGGAGCCGGGCGGGGTGGTGCTGCTGGAGAACCTGCGGTTCGACAAGGCGGAGAAGAAGGGTGATGAGGCGTTTGCGGCGACGCTGGCGTCATTTGGGGATGCGTATTGCAATGATGCGTTTGGGACGTGTCACCGGGACCACGCTTCGATGGTGGCGGCTCCGCGGAAGATGAAGGCCGAGGGCAAGCCGGCGGTGTGCGGGTTTCTGGTCGAGAAGGAGATCCAGTACCTGTCTGAAGCGATCGACAGCCCGGCACGGCCGTTTGTGGCGATCCTTGGCGGGGCGAAGGTGTCGGACAAGATCAATGTCATTGATAATCTGCTGAAGGTTTGTGATCACGTGTTGATCGGCGGGGCGATGGCGTACACGTTTTCGCTGGCGCAGGGCGGGGAGGTTGGCGGGAGTCTGGTTGAACCGGACAAGGTTGAGCTGGCCAAGCGTTTGATTGGGAAGGCCGGGAGTAAGCTGGTGCTGCCGGTGGACACGCACGTGGGGGATGCTTTTTCGGGTGACTGCAAGAAGCAGATTGTGAAGGCGGGGGAGGTGCCTGAGGGCTATCAGGGTCTGGACATCGGTCCTGATTCATCGAAGCTTTTTGGCCATCTGGTTCGTGAGGCGAAGACGGTGGTTTGGAACGGGCCGATGGGTGTGTTTGAGATGCCGCCTTTTGATGAGGGGACCAAGGCGGTGGCGCAGGCGATCGCGGAGTCGGATGCGGTGAGCATTATTGGTGGGGGCGACAGCGCTGCGGCGATTGCTCAGCTTGGCTACGCGGACAAGGTCTCGCACGTCAGCACTGGGGGTGGAGCGAGCCTGGAGATGCTTGAGGGCAAGAAGTTCAACAGCGTAGAGTTGTTGGACGAGAAGCAGGGTGTGGCGGTCTGA